Proteins from a single region of Chloroflexota bacterium:
- a CDS encoding DEAD/DEAH box helicase yields the protein MNVPQLVEHLLKSREHQGNIAAFRHQPARPPMYAPLPDGLDGRLRAAYEARGVGQLYTHQAQAIQHVLDGRNVVVVTPTASGKTLCYNLPVLDAILKDPNARALYLFPTKALAQDQQAELHRLVESTGADIKTFTYDGDTPATARRAIRQAGHVVVTNPDMLHTGILPHHDKWVRLFENLKYVVVDELHHYRGVFGSHVGNVIRRLRRICAHYGSNPQFICCSATIANADELGRNLVGYGSLIDEGAFEPSEMLAERAEALVDLPLALVNESGAPSPEKFLLFYNPPVVNQQLGIRRSSTLVARNLATAFLSNSLQTIVFARSRLSVEVLLHYLKEAAKKRHLDPDAIRGYRGGYLPRERRAIESGIRDGSVRGVVATNALELGIDIGGLEAAVLTGYPGTVASTLQQMGRVGRRDKPSIAALVLSSSPLDQFIASHPDYFFGRTPESGLVNPGNLVIRANHLRCAAFELPFEAGERFGGAATDELLRYFEEDGALHYNSTSKKWYWTSERFPAEAVSLRTAASDNFVIIDTTQTGAPRVIGEMDRYAAPIYLHEEAIYIHGGQQHQVERLDWEEKKAYVRQVSVDYYTDAELAVHLQVTDVFAQERGEAAGARSQEPGADAATRAVPPAQPALPSSDARTDDPRPSIHDLSYAHGEVSVTYQPTIFKKIKFNTHENIGWGKIHLPEEELQTTAFWVTLPESRTAGLPKEEVEGGLVGLANLLGAITPLYLMCDPHDVGVVPQVKSPFTGLPTVYVYERVPAGVGFAERLFTMRRELLEAAADLAQRCLCESGCPSCVGPGAIVGERGKQGAIHLAVGV from the coding sequence ATGAACGTCCCCCAGCTGGTCGAGCACCTGCTCAAGTCGCGCGAGCACCAGGGCAACATCGCCGCCTTCCGGCATCAGCCGGCCCGGCCGCCGATGTATGCCCCCCTGCCCGACGGACTGGACGGCCGCCTCCGAGCCGCCTACGAGGCGCGCGGCGTCGGGCAGCTCTACACCCACCAGGCCCAGGCGATCCAGCACGTGCTCGACGGCCGCAACGTCGTGGTCGTCACGCCGACGGCCAGCGGCAAGACCCTCTGCTACAACCTGCCCGTTCTGGACGCCATCCTCAAAGATCCGAACGCCCGCGCCCTCTACCTCTTCCCGACCAAGGCCCTCGCCCAGGATCAGCAGGCCGAGCTGCACCGCCTTGTCGAGAGCACCGGCGCGGACATCAAGACGTTCACCTACGACGGCGACACTCCCGCCACCGCCCGCCGTGCCATCCGACAGGCCGGCCACGTCGTCGTCACCAATCCCGACATGCTCCACACCGGCATCCTCCCCCACCACGACAAGTGGGTCCGCCTCTTCGAGAACCTCAAGTACGTCGTGGTGGACGAGCTGCACCACTATCGCGGCGTCTTCGGGAGCCACGTCGGGAACGTCATCCGCCGCCTGCGCCGCATCTGCGCCCACTACGGCAGCAATCCCCAGTTCATCTGCTGCTCGGCCACCATCGCCAACGCCGACGAGCTGGGCCGCAACCTCGTTGGGTACGGCTCGCTGATCGACGAGGGCGCGTTCGAGCCGTCTGAGATGCTGGCCGAGCGCGCCGAAGCCCTGGTCGATCTGCCCCTGGCCCTCGTCAACGAGAGCGGCGCACCCAGCCCCGAGAAGTTCCTGCTGTTCTACAACCCGCCCGTCGTCAACCAGCAGCTCGGCATCCGCCGCTCGTCCACGCTGGTGGCCCGGAACCTCGCAACGGCCTTTCTGTCGAACAGCCTGCAAACCATCGTCTTCGCGCGCAGCCGCCTGAGCGTCGAGGTGCTCCTGCACTACCTCAAAGAGGCCGCGAAGAAGCGCCACCTGGACCCCGACGCCATCCGGGGGTACCGGGGCGGCTACCTCCCCCGCGAGCGCCGCGCCATCGAGTCCGGCATCCGCGACGGCTCCGTGCGCGGCGTCGTCGCCACCAATGCCCTGGAGCTGGGCATCGACATCGGCGGCCTCGAAGCGGCCGTCCTGACCGGCTACCCCGGCACCGTCGCCTCGACCCTCCAGCAGATGGGCCGCGTCGGGCGGCGCGACAAGCCGTCCATCGCCGCGCTGGTCCTCTCGTCGTCGCCGCTGGACCAGTTCATCGCCAGCCACCCCGACTACTTCTTCGGGCGCACGCCCGAGAGCGGCCTCGTCAACCCGGGCAACCTCGTCATCCGCGCCAACCATCTGCGCTGCGCCGCCTTCGAGCTGCCGTTCGAGGCTGGCGAGCGCTTCGGCGGCGCGGCCACCGACGAATTACTGCGCTACTTCGAGGAGGATGGCGCGCTCCACTACAACAGCACCAGCAAGAAATGGTACTGGACCAGCGAGCGCTTCCCCGCCGAGGCCGTCAGCCTCCGCACGGCCGCCAGCGACAACTTCGTCATCATTGACACCACCCAGACCGGCGCCCCCCGCGTCATCGGGGAGATGGACCGCTACGCCGCCCCGATCTACCTCCACGAAGAGGCGATCTACATCCACGGCGGCCAGCAGCACCAGGTTGAGAGGCTCGACTGGGAAGAGAAGAAGGCGTACGTGCGCCAGGTCTCGGTGGACTACTACACCGACGCCGAGCTGGCCGTCCACCTCCAGGTGACGGACGTCTTCGCACAGGAGCGCGGCGAGGCAGCTGGGGCCAGGAGTCAGGAGCCAGGAGCGGACGCTGCCACGCGCGCTGTCCCGCCTGCCCAGCCGGCGCTACCGTCCTCCGACGCTCGCACCGACGATCCACGCCCCTCGATCCACGACCTGTCGTACGCCCACGGCGAGGTCTCCGTCACCTACCAGCCGACCATCTTCAAGAAGATCAAGTTCAACACCCACGAGAACATCGGCTGGGGCAAGATCCACCTCCCCGAGGAGGAGCTGCAGACGACCGCCTTCTGGGTCACCCTGCCGGAGTCCCGCACGGCCGGGCTTCCGAAGGAGGAGGTCGAAGGCGGGCTGGTCGGGCTGGCCAACCTGCTCGGGGCGATCACCCCGCTCTACCTGATGTGCGATCCGCACGACGTCGGCGTGGTGCCGCAGGTGAAATCGCCGTTCACAGGCCTGCCGACCGTCTACGTCTACGAGCGGGTGCCGGCCGGCGTCGGGTTCGCCGAGCGGCTCTTCACGATGCGGCGTGAGCTGTTGGAGGCCGCCGCCGACCTCGCGCAGCGCTGCCTCTGCGAGAGCGGCTGCCCGAGCTGTGTCGGCCCGGGCGCCATCGTCGGAGAGCGCGGCAAACAGGGGGCCATCCACCTCGCCGTGGGCGTCTGA
- a CDS encoding antibiotic biosynthesis monooxygenase yields MIFITAKFLIKPEFADRWPEISRTFTEATRAEPGCLWFDWSRSLDNPNEYVLVEAFRDGDAGGAHVNSAHFKTAQQHLPPHLQATPKIINFVVPQDDWNDLGEMAVK; encoded by the coding sequence ATGATCTTCATCACCGCGAAGTTCCTGATCAAGCCGGAGTTTGCCGACCGCTGGCCGGAGATCAGCCGGACGTTCACCGAGGCGACGCGGGCCGAGCCGGGCTGCCTCTGGTTCGACTGGTCTCGCAGCCTGGACAACCCGAACGAGTACGTGCTGGTCGAGGCGTTCCGCGATGGCGACGCGGGCGGGGCGCATGTGAACTCGGCCCACTTCAAGACGGCTCAGCAGCACTTGCCGCCGCACCTGCAGGCCACGCCGAAGATCATCAACTTCGTGGTGCCGCAGGACGACTGGAACGACCTCGGCGAGATGGCGGTCAAGTAG
- a CDS encoding DUF11 domain-containing protein, whose product MQASASTESAAVGDRVTYTATVTNTGETAAAGAVVVGTLSDGLTHVSARIGDAPCNGVRPIICDAGRLEAGASVTVTLLAEAREPGAHTLAVYAASESFDRADDEPLATVQTDIRP is encoded by the coding sequence GTGCAGGCCTCGGCGTCGACAGAGTCAGCCGCCGTTGGCGACCGCGTCACCTACACCGCCACAGTCACCAACACCGGCGAGACCGCGGCAGCCGGGGCGGTCGTGGTCGGCACGCTGTCAGACGGGCTGACGCACGTCTCGGCCAGGATCGGCGATGCGCCGTGCAACGGCGTCCGCCCAATCATCTGCGACGCCGGCCGACTGGAGGCCGGCGCCTCGGTGACCGTGACGCTGCTTGCCGAGGCGCGCGAGCCAGGGGCGCATACCCTGGCCGTCTACGCCGCGTCGGAGTCCTTTGACCGCGCCGACGACGAGCCGCTCGCTACCGTCCAGACCGACATCCGCCCCTGA
- a CDS encoding DUF11 domain-containing protein translates to MCDVGDIPAGGEVRVSVNGIADPGAPGEGSYRVQAMARESDPTPRNNRGARVVTIAPAPEIVVTAKAVPERAAVGEEITYTFTVTNNGPGAVTDRTLRQHTDLDGLRIVRPDPRCADGPGETQVRPRECPLGDLAAGQSVVVTQVAVAPMPGRHEYTVTALAHEPGSHRARQNASSIVTVDPTIDLAVTVNGPPGPVQAGDELRFSVTVENRSDTAVEGVEITVPLAPGTEVSRSMWGSERRDCGMHGETEVGCSVQRLEAGTSKTVALAIVAGPAGQMDLSASVQARASLSTPPGDPDLSNNVSPTIAATIIPRDCGSRPLPVVRVDPGAPNRLRVQVEAATNSNAPENRLGRLRFGALEGTTVPPTNALLDFPERLGRQRPGNCRPHGRLRCRDWPRHALDVLPPPRPAWTGRHPPADHR, encoded by the coding sequence GTGTGTGACGTCGGGGATATCCCGGCCGGCGGCGAGGTGCGCGTCAGCGTCAACGGCATTGCCGATCCTGGTGCGCCGGGCGAAGGCAGCTACCGCGTCCAGGCCATGGCCCGTGAGTCCGACCCGACGCCACGCAACAACCGTGGCGCACGGGTGGTAACCATCGCGCCAGCCCCGGAGATCGTCGTCACGGCAAAGGCCGTTCCCGAGCGGGCCGCTGTCGGCGAGGAGATCACGTACACGTTCACCGTCACCAACAATGGCCCTGGCGCTGTGACGGATCGTACGCTGAGACAGCACACGGACCTGGACGGTCTGCGGATCGTCCGCCCGGACCCGCGCTGCGCTGACGGCCCGGGGGAGACGCAGGTACGCCCCCGCGAGTGTCCGCTGGGTGATCTGGCGGCGGGCCAGAGCGTCGTGGTCACCCAGGTGGCGGTCGCCCCAATGCCAGGCAGACATGAGTACACAGTGACCGCACTCGCGCACGAGCCTGGGAGTCACCGCGCGCGCCAGAACGCATCGAGTATCGTCACGGTTGACCCCACGATTGACCTGGCGGTGACCGTCAATGGCCCACCCGGCCCGGTCCAGGCCGGCGACGAACTCAGGTTCTCGGTGACCGTCGAGAATCGGTCAGACACGGCGGTGGAGGGCGTGGAGATCACTGTTCCTCTCGCTCCCGGAACTGAGGTCTCCCGGTCGATGTGGGGGTCTGAGCGCCGCGACTGCGGTATGCACGGCGAGACCGAGGTTGGCTGCTCCGTGCAGCGGCTCGAAGCTGGAACGAGCAAGACGGTCGCACTCGCCATCGTGGCTGGCCCCGCCGGTCAGATGGATCTGAGCGCCAGCGTGCAAGCCAGAGCATCGCTGTCAACACCACCCGGCGACCCCGACCTCTCGAACAACGTATCGCCGACGATCGCCGCAACCATCATCCCCCGCGACTGCGGCTCTCGCCCCCTTCCCGTCGTCCGCGTCGATCCAGGCGCTCCAAATCGTCTCCGCGTCCAGGTCGAAGCCGCCACGAATAGCAACGCCCCGGAGAACCGTCTCGGCCGGCTACGTTTCGGCGCCCTGGAAGGGACGACCGTGCCGCCGACGAACGCCCTGCTCGATTTCCCCGAACGGCTTGGACGGCAGCGGCCCGGGAACTGCCGGCCGCACGGGCGTCTTCGATGTCGAGACTGGCCGCGTCACGCGCTCGACGTTCTTCCTCCGCCGCGGCCAGCCTGGACAGGCCGTCACCCTCCCGCTGACCATCGATGA